The Hippoglossus hippoglossus isolate fHipHip1 chromosome 19, fHipHip1.pri, whole genome shotgun sequence genome has a segment encoding these proteins:
- the prph2a gene encoding peripherin-2a yields MALMLVKFDLKKRVKLAQTVWFMYWFAVMAGVLVFSMGLFFKIELRKRSELMDNNESHFLPNLLIVMGLITCGINAFGGKVCYDSLDPSKFVKWKPMLKSFLVVCVVLNGLLLVTTLLCFLMKIPLQFTLAEGLRNGMKYYKDTDTPGRCYMKRTLDLMQMEFRCCGNDQYRDWFEIQWVSNRYLDFSAKEVKDRISSNVDGQYLMDGVPFSCCNPSSPRPCIQLQMTNNSAYYSYDHYTEELNVWRRGCREALLSYYGGLMNTIGALVLLITMLEVSVTVGLQYVNSSLSTLVNPEDPESESEGWILEKTVKETFSDIMANMKAMGKGGKVDEGGDAPAES; encoded by the exons ATGGCTTTGATGTTGGTCAAGTTCGATCTGAAAAAGCGAGTGAAGCTCGCTCAGACGGTCTGGTTCATGTACTGGTTTGCTGTAATGGCCGGCGTGCTGGTGTTCAGCATGGGTCTGTTCTTTAAGATCGAGCTGAGAAAGCGCTCGGAACTCATGGACAACAACGAGAGCCACTTCTTACCCAACCTGCTCATAGTTATGGGTCTAATAACGTGCGGCATCAATGCCTTTGGAGGAAAGGTCTGCTACGACTCGCTGGACCCTTCCAAGTTCGTAAAGTGGAAGCCCATGTTGAAGTCCTTCCTGGTGGTGTGCGTGGTCTTGAACGGTCTGCTGCTCGTGACGACTCTGCTGTGCTTCTTGATGAAGATCCCTCTGCAGTTCACCCTGGCCGAGGGGCTGAGGAACGGCATGAAGTACTACAAGGACACGGACACACCGGGCCGCTGTTACATGAAGAGGACCCTGGACCTGATGCAGATGGAGTTTCGTTGCTGCGGGAACGACCAATACAGAGATTGGTTCGAGATTCAGTGGGTCAGCAACCGCTACCTGGACTTCAGCGCAAAGGAAGTCAAAGA CCGCATCAGCAGCAATGTGGACGGCCAGTACCTGATGGACGGAGTCCCGTTCAGCTGCTGTAACCCCAGCTCCCCGAGACCCTGCATCCAGCTGCAGATGACCAACAACTCTGCCTACTACAGCTACGACCACTACACCGAGGAGCTCAACGTGTGGCGGCGCGGCTGCCGTGAAGCCCTGCTGTCCTACTACGGCGGCTTGATGAACACCATCGGAGCCTTAGTGTTGCTGATCACTATGCTGGAG GTTTCCGTGACTGTGGGCCTGCAGTACGTCAACAGCTCCCTGTCCACCCTGGTCAACCCGGAGGACCcggagagcgagagcgagggCTGGATCCTGGAGAAGACGGTGAAGGAGACGTTCAGCGACATCATGGCCAACATGAAGGCCATGGGCAAAGGGGGCAAGGTGGATGAGGGCGGCGACGCACCAGCGGAAAGCTGA
- the tbcc gene encoding tubulin-specific chaperone C codes for METAHEVSQENKFATDSDGAKIQERIEKRNQERIDGVERRKEEKETRSVPEEKTEYFARTFQTELACIEELLSRCSGEDRAEVIRRLEETTTKTAQLQKFVNDSVMFLTQYELRRSQAALQKLQSSISEARDKAMPKKKFAFRARTQDTAPPGAATPAQSGEVNGGGGASEKSPPGAATPAQSGEAPDQCGFSNKDGELLTKTAEEIQQGDVLLTHLSNCKVRLFGSPSTLHLKHIDSCEILCGPVSTSVFVDHCKNSTLAFPCQQLRTHNTTETQVYLHVTCRAIIEDCHGVSLAPFSWSYPTMDADYKVSGLDRDKNNWSQVDDFNWLALRTPSPNWSVIPEADRKTSWDD; via the coding sequence ATGGAGACCGCACATGAAGTCAGTCAGGAGAATAAGTTCGCTACTGACAGCGATGGAGCAAAGATTCAAGAGCGGATTGAGAAGCGGAACCAGGAGAGAATAGATGGTGTGGAgcggaggaaggaagagaaggagaccCGGTCCGTGCCGGAGGAGAAGACCGAGTACTTCGCCAGAACCTTCCAGACGGAGCTGGCGTGTATCGAGGAGCTGCTGTCCCGCTGCTCCGGGGAGGACCGGGCCGAGGTGATCCGGAGGCTGGAGGAGACCACGACCAAAACCGCGCAGCTCCAGAAGTTTGTGAACGACAGCGTGATGTTCTTGACGCAGTACGAGCTGAGGAGGTCGCAGGCTGCTCTCCAGAAGCTGCAGAGCTCCATCTCTGAGGCCAGAGACAAGGCGATGCCCAAGAAGAAGTTTGCCTTTCGAGCTCGCACCCAAGACACAGCTCCCCCTGGTGCTGCCACACCTGCACAGTCTGGAGAGGTGAATGGAGGAGGTGGTGCATCTGAGAAGTCTCCACCTGGGGCTGCCACACCTGCACAGTCTGGAGAGGCCCCTGACCAGTGTGGCTTCTCCAACAAGGACGGTGAGCTTCTGACCAAAACTGCCGAGGAGATCCAGCAAGGAGACGTGCTGCTGACCCACCTGTCCAACTGCAAGGTGCGTCTGTTCGGTTCCCCCAGCACGCTGCACCTCAAGCACATCGACAGCTGCGAGATCCTGTGCGGGCCCGTGTCCACCTCCGTGTTCGTGGATCACTGCAAGAACAGCACCCTGGCCTTCCCCTGTCAGCAGCTGCGGACCCACAACACCACGGAGACCCAGGTGTACCTGCACGTCACCTGCCGAGCCATCATAGAGGACTGTCACGGGGTGAGCCTCGCCCCCTTCTCCTGGTCTTATCCCACCATGGACGCCGACTACAAAGTGTCCGGCCTGGACCGggacaaaaacaactggagcCAGGTGGATGACTTCAACTGGCTGGCATTAAGAACACCTTCACCCAACTGGAGTGTCATCCCGGAGGCAGACAGGAAAACCAGCTGGGACGACTAG
- the bicral gene encoding BRD4-interacting chromatin-remodeling complex-associated protein-like — translation MDDEDDRHLLDILGDVDALNDYLHGNNSKSIEEDDVTNAAYGSDGSFFAGDTPGSNSGLKDGSSSMGGFGADSAGAGLQLSSSLSFIEDELGTGNSSGGVDLGGEDQPFDILQKSLMEADITEQTLAQEALLDSQPAPTLVQAPVPFQSQLVSGGYGGGVGMVTTATAAFPTGQFLQGVSQLPNGSAQHIQVLGSFGAAGGMMTLSSLERNPQIVLRPGAPVAATGATTGGQVFAPTQGQVGLPFKNIPLQNIIIQRGPGGTQTLVRPIQPKPLQAGTQTVYSLGLQPTSTTMANANSATPGGHYTANGSIVVQPSLEQQQAQTNLQPGQYLLPSSLSLTQGSNIHNGPSDPNSNALITSQNAVQIVAGQNFTGPQRGQYILNQGLVTASQVGGCVTQTWTGVTCSTTVPVQTSCAPGRLTLGVVGQTQVSASPVQRLLVTQTQNCTSLSPLTGGVTQEQDFRQNSSSPALKQPGNIHVMRTMTQDSTLNSQVSAQKRPAHPPLTREGMILQRLGKDHAGVQTLDRRSFTSISDALQRLLPYHVFQGAPPSQEEFSQVDDEFEVVATQVLKRTQAMVNKYRRLLLVEAERSSPSSEMVMIDRTFNQEERSNLTQDKRMVLVDPDSFLEDFCCGMKSRLSPEPAPAPPPAPPPSSCSWNPSDSGSTEPPYRTDSQPGCGDPGGGGAAGAGAADRLPPLHLENKSVLELKRSQQRFEPSGGSNNSLAAANSCPPGNASPLAAKSEGQTHYQGSHQLSSQPIPPQFPAQLTSPPHTDTDSALEAAVNSILEC, via the exons ATGGATGATGAGGACGATCGCCATCTTCTGGATATTTTAGG AGATGTGGATGCATTGAATGACtatctccatggcaacaacagCAAGTCT attgAGGAGGATGATGTGACGAACGCAGCTTATGGATCAGATGGATCCTTCTTTGCTGGTGACACA CCTGGCTCCAACTCTGGCCTCAAGGATGGCTCTTCCTCAATGGGTGGATTCGGCGCCGATTCAGCCGGGGCAGGCCTCCAGCTCTCCAGCAGCCTTTCATTCATCGAGGATGAATTGGGGACCGGGAACTCTTCTGGCGGCGTGGACCTCGGGGGGGAGGACCAGCCCTTTGACATCCTGCAGAAGTCCCTCATGGAGGCCGACATCACGGAGCAGACGCTGGCCCAGGAGGCCTTACTGGACTCCCAGCCCGCTCCCACTCTAGTGCAGGCGCCGGTTCCCTTCCAGTCCCAGCTGGTCTCTGGGGGTTATGGAGGGGGAGTGGGTATGGTTACCACGGCAACAGCTGCGTTTCCAACAGGCCAGTTCCTGCAGGGAGTCTCCCAGCTGCCCAATGGCTCCGCCCAGCACATCCAGGTGTTGGGATCCTTCGGGGCAGCTGGGGGGATGATGACTCTGAGCAGTTTGGAGAGAAATCCTCAGATTGTGTTGAGGCCGGGGGCCCCTGTAGCTGCAACAGGGGCCACAACAGGGGGGCAGGTGTTTGCCCCCACTCAAGGTCAAGTCGGCCTACCTTTTAAAAACATCCCCCTTCAAAACATTATCATCCAGAGAGGCCCCGGAGGGACCCAGACTCTTGTCAGACCTATCCAACCTAAACCACTTCAAGCTGGGACGCAGACCGTCTACAGCCTCGGTCTTCAGCCCACTTCCACCACCATGGCTAATGCTAACTCTGCTACTCCTGGGGGGCACTACACAGCCAATGGCTCCATTGTAGTACAACCATCCCTGGAGCAGCAACAAGCACAGACAAACTTACAACCTGGACAGTACCTTCTCCCCAGCTCTTTGTCCCTCACTCAGGGCAGCAACATCCACAACGGCCCCAGCGACCCCAACTCAAATGCCCTAATTACCAGTCAGAATGCGGTGCAGATTGTGGCAGGACAGAACTTCACCGGACCACAGAGGGGTCAGTATATCCTGAATCAGGGACTAGTCACCGCGAGTCAGGTTGGAGGGTGTGTGACCCAAACATGGACAGGAGTTACTTGTTCGACCACGGTACCTGTGCAGACATCATGTGCCCCTGGGCGGCTGACCCTGGGGGTCGTCGGCCAAACGCAAGTGTCAGCAAGCCCAGTGCAGCGCCTCCTAGTCACTCAAACCCAGAACTGCACGTCCCTGTCCCCTTTAACTGGAGGAGTGACGCAGGAACAAGACTTCAGACAG AATTCCTCATCACCTGCCCTCAAACAGCCCGGTAACATTCATG tcATGAGAACCATGACGCAAGATTCAACGCTTAACTCTCAG GTCAGTGCACAGAAGAGGCCTGCCCACCCGCCCCTTACAAGAGAGGGAat GATTTTACAACGGCTGGGGAAGGATCACGCCGGAGTTCAGACCCTAGATCGACGAAGTTTCACTTCAATCAGCGACGCGCTGCAAAGACTCCTCCCTTACCACGTGTTCCAGGGGGCGCCGCCCAGCCAGGAGGAGTTCTCACAGG ttGATGATGAATTCGAGGTCGTAGCGACTCAGGTGCTGAAGAGGACCCAGGCCATGGTGAACAAATACAGACGGTTACTACTGGTGGAAGCTGAG CGTTCAAGTCCGTCATCGGAGATGGTGATGATTGACAGGACCTTCAACCAAGAGGAACGCAGCAACCTCACGCAAGACAAGCGCATGGTACTCGTGGATCCAG ACAGCTTTCTGGAAGACTTCTGCTGTGGCATGAAATCCAGACTTTCCCCAGAACCGGCCCCGGCCCCGCCCCCGGCCCCTCCTCCGTCCAGCTGTAGCTGGAACCCGTCAGACAGTGGCTCCACGGAGCCGCCGTACAGGACAGACTCGCAGCCCGGCTGTGGTGATCCgggagggggcggggctgcAGGAGCCGGTGCGGCAGACAGACTCCCCCCTCTACACTTAGAAAACAAGAGCGTCCTTGAACTGAAGAGATCCCAGCAGCGCTTTGAGCCCAGCGgcggcagcaacaacagcctCGCCGCTGCCAACAGCTGTCCCCCAGGTAACGCCTCGCCTCTAGCAGCAAAGTCAGAAGGACAGACGCACTACCAGGGTTCACACCAACTGTCCTCCCAGCCGATCCCGCCCCAGTTCCCCGCTCAGCTCACGTCAcccccacacactgacacagactcTGCTCTAGAGGCGGCGGTCAACAGCATCTTGGAATGTTAA
- the si:dkey-21c1.4 gene encoding uncharacterized protein C17orf80 homolog isoform X2: protein MSSEVCPSCGKTFKRLKSHLPHCKAANSQTNPTESHVGANQTTSSSPLGAGDSEPTAKGKKSRESLSTAASPRAKKSTTSAAAQTSDSTDSSSSSPPPSTKKKREKLSDHIKLASTPSSTTTSLTSSPPLSPPSIASKPKKKSLRALIEATNTDRAAKGSLEGTGSASEDLLSGSTPVLPDPLSSRTFNPPETYIKTDGITLSALSTDIKPKEASKKKASKTKRAEQSPPTTKDPDSDSLDSGFNNRPHVRDDLWVDNILTSGSGDQARITIQDAKALLGRTKTSTTSKKRILSETETTDDLSSNNRLDTRLSAVTVPAETGKDVVRCLVTTQTVSEQLLSASSQQTELLPVKERSSKSKEAFLIPLEHDGSSQPKLFFPETPLSQTSPPPGSVGAIQGQKVGRHMAELLSLPLSTIQFSSPRLLPLTTPRPLARVETSRAADWLILEDRKQNAALTRKEEAVTRPSLGQVKLRELPQWLGCRVPSRPRDAVEIVQRGWQWYYRRYIDVRKGGVGGLGMLLAGYCVLSYIWSYPHIKHDRWRKYH from the exons ATGAGCTCCG AGGTTTGTCCGTCCTGTGGGAAAACCTTCAAAAGGCTGAAGAGTCACCTCCCACATTGTAAAGCAGCGAACTCCCAAACGAACCCGACCGAAAGTCACGTCGGAGCGAATCAGACGACATCGTCTTCTCCGCTGGGCGCAGGCGACAGTGAACCGACGGCGAAGGGGAAGAAGTCCAGAGAGTCACTGTCAACGGCAGCAAGTCCACGGGCGAAGAAAAGCACAACATCCGCAGCAGCACAGACGTCTGACAGTACAGACTCGagttcttcttcacctcctccatcaactaagaagaagagggagaagctATCAGACCACATCAAGTTGGCCAGCACGCCGTCCTCCACCACtacctccctcacctcctctccgcCGCTGTCTCCACCTTCCATCGCCTCTAAGCCGAAAAAGAAGAGTCTCCGTGCTCTGATAGAAGCTACAAACACGGACCGAGCCGCTAAAGGATCCCTGGAAGGAACCGGATCTGCCTCAGAAGACTTGCTCTCAGGTTCCACTCCTGTTTTACCAGATCCTCTAAGCTCCAGAACCTTTAACCCTCCAGAAACCTACATTAAGACAGACGGCATCACTTTGTCCGCTCTGTCCACAGACATCAAACCCAAAGAAGCCTCTAAAAAGAAGGCGTCAAAGACGAAGAGGGCTGAACAATCCCCTCCCACAACCAAAGATCCAGACTCTGACTCTTTAGATTCTGGATTCAATAACAGGCCTCACGTAAGAGACGACCTCTGGGTGGATAA CATTTTGACATCGGGAAGTGGGGACCAGGCTAGGATCACCATCCAGGATGCTAAAGCCCTTTTAGGCCGAACTAAAACCAGCACAACCAGCAAGAAGAGAATCCTGAGTGAGACTGAAACTACAGACGACCTGAGCAGCAACAACAGACTTGACACTCGTCTCAGTGCAGTGACGGTTCCAGCAGAGACTGGAAAAGATGTTGTTCGCTGCTTGGTAACAACTCAAACTGTGTCGGAGCAGCTGCTCAGCGCCAGTTCACAACAAACTGAATTATTACCAGTGAAGGAAAGAAGCTCAAAGTCTAAAGAAGCCTTTTTAATCCCTCTGGAACACGATGGTTCCTCTCAACCCAAACTCTTCTTCCCGGAAACTCCCCTGAGCCAAACTTCCCCTCCTCCAGGTTCAGTCGGCGCGATCCAGGGGCAGAAGGTCGGCCGTCACATGGCAGAACTCCTCTCGCTGCCACTGTCAACCATCCAGTTCTCCAGTCCTCGTCTTTTACCTCTGACCACACCAAGGCCGCTGGCAAGGGTGGAGACGTCGAgagctgctgattggctgatccTGGAGGACAGGAAACAAAACGCTGCTCTCACTCGAAAGGAAG aggCTGTGACACGGCCGAGTCTCGGACAGGTGAAGCTGAGGGAGTTACCTCAGTGGCTCGGCTGCAGAGTCCCCAGTCGTCCAAGAGACGCAGTGGAAATAGTGCAGAGAG GCTGGCAGTGGTATTACAGGAGATACATCGACGTGAGGAAAGGTGGTGTGGGCGGACTGGGCATGCTGTTAGCAGGATACTGTGTGCTAAGCTACATCTGGAGTTACCCTCATATAA agcACGATCGCTGGAGGAAGTACCACTGA
- the si:dkey-21c1.4 gene encoding uncharacterized protein C17orf80 homolog isoform X1, whose amino-acid sequence MSSEVCPSCGKTFKRLKSHLPHCKAANSQTNPTESHVGANQTTSSSPLGAGDSEPTAKGKKSRESLSTAASPRAKKSTTSAAAQTSDSTDSSSSSPPPSTKKKREKLSDHIKLASTPSSTTTSLTSSPPLSPPSIASKPKKKSLRALIEATNTDRAAKGSLEGTGSASEDLLSGSTPVLPDPLSSRTFNPPETYIKTDGITLSALSTDIKPKEASKKKASKTKRAEQSPPTTKDPDSDSLDSGFNNRPHVRDDLWVDNILTSGSGDQARITIQDAKALLGRTKTSTTSKKRILSETETTDDLSSNNRLDTRLSAVTVPAETGKDVVRCLVTTQTVSEQLLSASSQQTELLPVKERSSKSKEAFLIPLEHDGSSQPKLFFPETPLSQTSPPPGSVGAIQGQKVGRHMAELLSLPLSTIQFSSPRLLPLTTPRPLARVETSRAADWLILEDRKQNAALTRKEAEAVTRPSLGQVKLRELPQWLGCRVPSRPRDAVEIVQRGWQWYYRRYIDVRKGGVGGLGMLLAGYCVLSYIWSYPHIKHDRWRKYH is encoded by the exons ATGAGCTCCG AGGTTTGTCCGTCCTGTGGGAAAACCTTCAAAAGGCTGAAGAGTCACCTCCCACATTGTAAAGCAGCGAACTCCCAAACGAACCCGACCGAAAGTCACGTCGGAGCGAATCAGACGACATCGTCTTCTCCGCTGGGCGCAGGCGACAGTGAACCGACGGCGAAGGGGAAGAAGTCCAGAGAGTCACTGTCAACGGCAGCAAGTCCACGGGCGAAGAAAAGCACAACATCCGCAGCAGCACAGACGTCTGACAGTACAGACTCGagttcttcttcacctcctccatcaactaagaagaagagggagaagctATCAGACCACATCAAGTTGGCCAGCACGCCGTCCTCCACCACtacctccctcacctcctctccgcCGCTGTCTCCACCTTCCATCGCCTCTAAGCCGAAAAAGAAGAGTCTCCGTGCTCTGATAGAAGCTACAAACACGGACCGAGCCGCTAAAGGATCCCTGGAAGGAACCGGATCTGCCTCAGAAGACTTGCTCTCAGGTTCCACTCCTGTTTTACCAGATCCTCTAAGCTCCAGAACCTTTAACCCTCCAGAAACCTACATTAAGACAGACGGCATCACTTTGTCCGCTCTGTCCACAGACATCAAACCCAAAGAAGCCTCTAAAAAGAAGGCGTCAAAGACGAAGAGGGCTGAACAATCCCCTCCCACAACCAAAGATCCAGACTCTGACTCTTTAGATTCTGGATTCAATAACAGGCCTCACGTAAGAGACGACCTCTGGGTGGATAA CATTTTGACATCGGGAAGTGGGGACCAGGCTAGGATCACCATCCAGGATGCTAAAGCCCTTTTAGGCCGAACTAAAACCAGCACAACCAGCAAGAAGAGAATCCTGAGTGAGACTGAAACTACAGACGACCTGAGCAGCAACAACAGACTTGACACTCGTCTCAGTGCAGTGACGGTTCCAGCAGAGACTGGAAAAGATGTTGTTCGCTGCTTGGTAACAACTCAAACTGTGTCGGAGCAGCTGCTCAGCGCCAGTTCACAACAAACTGAATTATTACCAGTGAAGGAAAGAAGCTCAAAGTCTAAAGAAGCCTTTTTAATCCCTCTGGAACACGATGGTTCCTCTCAACCCAAACTCTTCTTCCCGGAAACTCCCCTGAGCCAAACTTCCCCTCCTCCAGGTTCAGTCGGCGCGATCCAGGGGCAGAAGGTCGGCCGTCACATGGCAGAACTCCTCTCGCTGCCACTGTCAACCATCCAGTTCTCCAGTCCTCGTCTTTTACCTCTGACCACACCAAGGCCGCTGGCAAGGGTGGAGACGTCGAgagctgctgattggctgatccTGGAGGACAGGAAACAAAACGCTGCTCTCACTCGAAAGGAAG cagaggCTGTGACACGGCCGAGTCTCGGACAGGTGAAGCTGAGGGAGTTACCTCAGTGGCTCGGCTGCAGAGTCCCCAGTCGTCCAAGAGACGCAGTGGAAATAGTGCAGAGAG GCTGGCAGTGGTATTACAGGAGATACATCGACGTGAGGAAAGGTGGTGTGGGCGGACTGGGCATGCTGTTAGCAGGATACTGTGTGCTAAGCTACATCTGGAGTTACCCTCATATAA agcACGATCGCTGGAGGAAGTACCACTGA
- the LOC117753076 gene encoding guanine nucleotide-binding protein subunit alpha-13-like isoform X1: protein MADFLPTRSVLKVFLPVCLLNSGEVEQLRRSKEIDRCLSREKPYVKRLVKILLLGAGESGKSTFLKQMRIIHGQDFDQRAREDFRSTIFSNVIKGVRVLVDAREKLHIPWGDPNNQPHGDSLMAFDTRSAMMASGQLETSIFLRYLPAIKDLWADSGIQNAYDRRREFQLGESVKYFLDNLDKLGELDYLPSQQDILLARKPTKGIHEYDFEIKNVPFKMVDVGGQRSERRRWFECFDSVTSILFLVSSSEYDQVLMEDRQTNRLRESLDIFETIVNNRVFSNVSIILFLNKTDLLEDKVKSVPLKDYFSDYTGPEHSLPDIQAFMVDCFRTKRRDATQKPLYHHFTTAINTENIRLVFRDVKDTILHDNLKQLMLQ, encoded by the exons ATGGCGGATTTCCTGCCGACCAGGTCCGTGCTCAAAGTTTTCCTGCCCGTGTGCCTGCTCAACAGCGGCGAGGTGGAGCAGCTCCGCCGGTCCAAGGAGATCGACCGGTGCCTGTCCCGGGAGAAGCCGTACGTGAAGCGGCTGGTGAAGATCCTGCTGCTCGGCGCGGGCGAGAGCGGCAAGTCCACTTTCCTCAAGCAAATGCGGATCATCCACGGGCAGGACTTCGACCAGCGCGCCCGGGAGGACTTCCGATCCACCATCTTCAGCAACGTTATCAAAG GTGTCCGTGTGTTGGTGGACGCGCGGGAGAAGCTGCACATCCCGTGGGGCGACCCCAACAACCAGCCGCATGGGGACAGCCTGATGGCGTTCGACACCCGCTCGGCGATGATGGCCAGCGGGCAGCTCGAGACGTCCATCTTCCTGCGGTACCTGCCCGCCATCAAAGATCTGTGGGCAGACTCGGGGATACAGAACGCCTACGACCGCCGCAGGGAGTTTCAGCTG GGTGAGTCTGTGAAGTATTTCTTGGATAATCTGGATAAGCTGGGCGAGCTG gatTATCTCCCCAGTCAACAGGACATCCTTCTGGCCCGTAAACCCACCAAAGGCATCCACGAGTATGACTTCGAAATCAAGAACGTTCCCTTCAAGATGGTGGACGTGGGCGGGCAGCGCTCGGAGCGGCGGCGCTGGTTCGAGTGTTTCGACTCCGTCAcctccatcctcttcctcgTGTCCTCCTCAGAATACGATCAG GTGCTGATGGAGGACAGGCAAACCAATCGACTGCGTGAATCCCTCGACATCTTCGAGACCATTGTCAACAACCGCGTCTTCAGCAACGtctccatcatcctcttcctcaacaAGACAGACCTGCTGGAGGATAAGGTGAAGAGCGTTCCGCTCAAGGACTACTTTTCCGACTACACCGGGCCGGAGCACAGCCTGCCGGACATCCAGGCGTTCATGGTGGACTGCTTCCGCACCAAGAGACGCGACGCCACCCAGAAGCCCCTGTACCACCACTTCACCACAGCCATCAACACGGAGAACATCAGGCTGGTGTTCCGCGATGTCAAGGACACCATCCTCCACGACAACCTCAAACAGCTCATGCTCCAATGA
- the LOC117753076 gene encoding guanine nucleotide-binding protein subunit alpha-13-like isoform X2 — protein MKASSGHFRPCRVVLTLILLPSLLQDYLPSQQDILLARKPTKGIHEYDFEIKNVPFKMVDVGGQRSERRRWFECFDSVTSILFLVSSSEYDQVLMEDRQTNRLRESLDIFETIVNNRVFSNVSIILFLNKTDLLEDKVKSVPLKDYFSDYTGPEHSLPDIQAFMVDCFRTKRRDATQKPLYHHFTTAINTENIRLVFRDVKDTILHDNLKQLMLQ, from the exons atgaagGCTTCCTCAGGACATTTCAGACCCTGTCGTGTAgttttga cactcatcctcctcccctctctcctgcaggatTATCTCCCCAGTCAACAGGACATCCTTCTGGCCCGTAAACCCACCAAAGGCATCCACGAGTATGACTTCGAAATCAAGAACGTTCCCTTCAAGATGGTGGACGTGGGCGGGCAGCGCTCGGAGCGGCGGCGCTGGTTCGAGTGTTTCGACTCCGTCAcctccatcctcttcctcgTGTCCTCCTCAGAATACGATCAG GTGCTGATGGAGGACAGGCAAACCAATCGACTGCGTGAATCCCTCGACATCTTCGAGACCATTGTCAACAACCGCGTCTTCAGCAACGtctccatcatcctcttcctcaacaAGACAGACCTGCTGGAGGATAAGGTGAAGAGCGTTCCGCTCAAGGACTACTTTTCCGACTACACCGGGCCGGAGCACAGCCTGCCGGACATCCAGGCGTTCATGGTGGACTGCTTCCGCACCAAGAGACGCGACGCCACCCAGAAGCCCCTGTACCACCACTTCACCACAGCCATCAACACGGAGAACATCAGGCTGGTGTTCCGCGATGTCAAGGACACCATCCTCCACGACAACCTCAAACAGCTCATGCTCCAATGA